Within the Prevotella scopos JCM 17725 genome, the region AAAATTAAATATTTAAGATTATGAGTAGCGAAATTAGTCCAAAAGCTGATATATCTCCAAAGGCAAAGATTGGAGACGGCTGTAAGATATTCCCATTCGTATATATAGAGGATGATGTTGTCATAGGTGATAACTGTGTTATCTTTCCCTTTGTGAGTATCTTGAATGGTACTCGTATGGGTAACGGAAACAAGATTCACCAAGGCTCAGTACTTGCTGCCTTACCACAGGACTTTGAGTTTGTGGGTGAGAAGAGCGAACTGATTATAGGTGATAATAATATTATTCGAGAGAATGTTGTCATCAACCGTGCTACACATCGTGGTTGTAAGACAGTTCTTGGTTCAAATAACTTCTTGATGGAAGGTGCACATATCAGTCATGATACTGTTGTTGGTAATCGATGTGTCTTTGGTTATGGTGCAAAGGTGGCTGGTGATTGCAACATTGGTACAGGTGCTATTATATCGTCTAATGTTGTTGAAAAAGCCAATACACGTGTTGGTGAATATGCTGTGGTACAAGCTGGTACAACCTTTTCTAAGGACATCCCTCCTTATATTATAGCTGGGGGGCACCTATAGGCTTTAATGGTGTAAACACCACTATCGGTAAGACTGCAGGGCTTGATGAGAAGGTTATCAAGCATATAGCGAATGCTTATCGTCTGTTGTTCCATGGGCAAACATCAGTTTTTGATGCATGTATTCAGATAGAACAGCAGGTGCCAGACTCACCTGCAATCCGTAATATCCTCGAATTTGTACGAGGTACAGAAGAAGGAATCATCAGTAAATTATAATTTTCATACCTAAAATTTTGATGATTAGGAGAGTCAATCGTGAGGTTGGCTCTCCTTTTTCTTTGTATAGAAAATCCTTTCTTATTGTTAAAGCTTTCTTACGCACATTCTTGTATTGATAGGCTCTTCGTATTTGAGTCCTTTTCTTGTAGTAAGGCTAAAAGGGAATCGAAAGATTAATACGATGCAGTACATGGGATACCTAGAGTGATGACACGGTCACGGATGGCATTGAGATCTTCGGGAGTAGCTTTTTGCAAGTGTTGGTCGGGCGTTTCACGATCAATAGTATAAATCATTACTTCACGAGGAGCAATCTCTTTAATCGTCTCAAGCCAAGGTGCAACAAAGGCATCAATTGTGTTGTCAACATCATATCCGTCTTCCGTTGTCCCCTTCATAAACATCGTCTGGATAATGGCTTGTCCGTTGAAAGCCTTGATATCTGCAATGATTCGGTTTACATCATAGGAAGGTTGCGTTGGACGGTCTACTTTGTTGATATATTCAGCATTGATAGTGTCGAGTTTCAGGATGTTATTGTCGACCTTTGATAGTGCCTTGTGAATCTTTGGACGATGGATAAACGTAGAGTTACTGAGGACAGAAATCTTTGCTTGTGGGCAATATTTGTTACGTAGGAGGATTGTGTCGTCGATGATTTCATCAAAGTGTGGGTGGGAAGTAGGCTCGCCATTACCTGCAAAAGTCAATACGTCAGGGTGAATATTCTCTTGTTGCATCTCTTTTAACTTAGCTTCCAAAGCTTTTGCAACACGTTCGCGAGTAGGGTGGGGCGTCTTTGTGCGGTGGTCTTTGTTGAAGCCACATTCGCAATATATGCAGTCGAATGTGCATATCTTACCATCTGCTGGCATCAAGTTAATGCCTAAGGAAATACCTAAGCGACGGCTGTGAACTGGTCCAAATATAGGGGATGGATAGATAATCGTGCTCATTGAATATGTTTTTGTTGAATATATTGTTCGTGCAAAATAATTAGGTTGATTGTTATGTCTACTCTGACGTTTGTTCAACTCCTAATCTTTGATAAAGCAAAGATACATATTTTCGCTGAAAGTCTTGATGTTTCTTGTTATTTTAATTTGCTTCTATCCATATTGGACGTACACTGTTTTCATTTATTTAGAGATGGATAAGGTGTGTAATCTATCTTTCTATGAATTTATTTATAGGTAAAAAGGAGTTGAATTATGTGTTGGGCATTTAGGAAAAAAGTTTGTCTAATTGACATGGGTTAAAGAAAAAAGGCGGCTATCCGTTGTGGATAGCCGCCTTTCTAACTTATTATTAGTTAGATGTCTATTCTTTACTCTCACGCTTACGATCATTATGATCGAGCGTAATCTTACGCATACGAATGTTCTTTGGAGTTACCTCAACATACTCGTTGCCTTTTATGTACTCAAGACATTCTTCAAGACTCATCTCGGTCTTAGGGATAACGCGTGCCTTTTCGTCAGAGCCAGATGCACGAACGTTGGTCAATTGTTTAGCTTTAGTAACGTTGATAACGAGGTCGTTGTCGTGAACATGCTCACCAACAACCTGTCCGCCATAAACTTCCTCACCTGAATCAATGAAGAACTTACCACGATCCTGCAACTTATCGATAGCGTAAGCGTAGGCAGTACCAGCCTCTAATGCAATCATTGAACCATTTGTACGACGTACGATTTCGCCCTTGAATGGTTGATAATCTTTGAAACGGTGTGCCATGATAGCTTCACCCTGGCTGGCTGTTAAGACGTTGGTACGCAGACCAATGATACCACGTGATGGTATCTCAAAGGTGATGTTCACACGCTCACCCTCAGCATCCATACCGAGAAGGTCACCCTTACGACGGGTTACCATGTCAATCATCTTACTTGAGAAGTCGGTTGGAACATTGATAGTCAGTTCCTCAATAGGCTCACATTTCTGACCATCAATCTCCTTATAGATTACCTGTGGCTGACCTACCTGCAACTCATAGCCTTCGCGACGCATAGTCTCAATGAGGACAGAGAGATGGAGTACGCCACGTCCACTAACAATCCACTTATCCATTGAATCCTCCATAGGAAGTACACGGAGTGCGAGGTTTTTCTCAA harbors:
- a CDS encoding radical SAM protein, yielding MSTIIYPSPIFGPVHSRRLGISLGINLMPADGKICTFDCIYCECGFNKDHRTKTPHPTRERVAKALEAKLKEMQQENIHPDVLTFAGNGEPTSHPHFDEIIDDTILLRNKYCPQAKISVLSNSTFIHRPKIHKALSKVDNNILKLDTINAEYINKVDRPTQPSYDVNRIIADIKAFNGQAIIQTMFMKGTTEDGYDVDNTIDAFVAPWLETIKEIAPREVMIYTIDRETPDQHLQKATPEDLNAIRDRVITLGIPCTASY